CGACCGACACCCAGGGCTGCGTGACGAAGCGCGCCACCTTCTCCGCAGGGCTGAGGTCGATGGTGACGACGGTACGGCTGCTGCTGTCAAGGATAGCGAGCACCTCGGCAAGCTCCTCCGCTTGCCCATCCGCATAGCCGAGCTTCAGTGCTTCACCTGATGTCAGCGTCAAAATTTGCCCAGGCTCAACCGTTCGCTCAATAGCCGTCAGCGGCAGCTGTACCCGCTTATCGACCATCGCCTCAGCGATACGCGCATCGCGTCCACGAAGCTCCGCAGCGGCCTTCATTTGACCGGACCAGTACGAGATGACCTTCGCGCTCTCCACCTCTTCACCTGAGCCATCCACGACAGCGGCCGCCCCGATGGAGCTGCCCGGCTTCATCACGATCCGATTGGCGTTCAGCGCAATGTACGCCCCAGCTGAGATCGCCTTGCCGCGTATGTAGGCGACCGTTGGTATCTTGCTTTCTCGCACAAGACTGCCGATGCGCTCCGCCGAGTCGACGCGACCGCCAAGTGTGTCAATCTCCAGTATGACATGAGCAGCCTCCAAGTCCACCGCCTCGGCGAAGGCGCGCTCCAGATACGCCTCCAGGCCGGTTTCGATCGTCTGCTCGATCGGTATGACCACGACTGGAGACAGCTCAGAACGCTGCTCGCCAGTCTGTGCAGCTGCGTAGGCCAGCATACCAGGAAGCATCAGCAGTACGGACAGCGCGAGCACAATGAGCCTGCGCCACGCACTATGGCGCCAATCGAAGCGCTGCGACTCTGCAGCCGAATGGTTCATCATTCCTTCAACCTCCTTCATCGCTATCTTCCCACACCATACACCAAGCGACCCGCGCGAACGATGTACAATGGAGGAGTAGGACATCACAAGTATTACGTAAGCACAACCCGTTCGATTCATGTTCAGCGAAAAAAAAGAAACACCCCATAATGGAGTGCTTCTCATGTCGTTAGACTAAAAGCTCTTGAACAAACGTGTTGACGACCTTGCCGTCCGCACGTCCCTTCACCTTAGGCATCAGAGCGCCCATGACTTTACCCATATCCGCTTTTGAAGAAGCCCCCACTTCTTGGATGGTCTGCTGTACAATGGCTTTAACTTCTTCATCTGAAAGCTGTTGCGGCATGTATTCCATCAATACGACGATTTCCGCCTTAAGGTTTTCCGCCAAATCGTCACGACCGGCCTTTTCAAATTCTTGGAGGGAATCTTTGCGCTGCTTGATCTCGCGAGTCAAGACGTCTAGCACTTCTTGCTCCTCTAAGGTTTTACGCGTATCTATCTCAATATTTTTGATAGCTGCTCGAACCATTCGGATCACGGAGAGTTTAAACTTGTCTTGACTCTTCATCGCGAGCTTCATGTCCTCGTTAAGTTTCTCGCTTAAGCTCATCGATTAAGCCTCCTAGAACTTTCTCTTACGAGCAGCCTCTGACTTCTTCTTACGCTTAACGCTAGGCTTCTCGTAATGCTTACGTTTCTTGACCTCCGCCAATACGCCATCCTTAGCGATGGAACGCTTAAAACGGCGAAGTGCAGCATCTATCGTTTCGTTCTTGCGAACTCGAGTTTCTGACACCAGTTTTCCCTCCCTCCGAACAGACCGTCCAAGACGAAAAAAGACATTCATCAAACCTCATTATAGATAAGCGCATAGGCAGATGTCAACCTATATTCGCAATATCTCGACAACGTCGCCGAATCGTGCTGAAGATGCGTTATTTCGCGTTCAGCGGCCCGAGCTGTTCCCCTGCAAGCAGGTGATAATGGATGTGATACACGACTTGTCCGCCGTTGCGGTTGCAGTTGTTGATCAGTCGATAGCCGGACTCCGCCACGCCTTGCTCGCGGGCAATTTGCTGCGCCGCGCGATGCACCTCACCGATCAGACCGAAGTCGTCTGGCTCCACGTCGTTCATCGTCGCAATGTGCTTCTTCGGAATAATGAGAATGTGAACGGGCGCTGCTGGACTGATGTCGTGAAACGCAAGCACGTGATCGTTCTCAAACACCTTCTTCGAAGGAATCGAGCCTTCTACGATTTTACAAAAAATGCAATCCACCGGGTACGACCTCCCATAATTATCATGCTCCCTCTATCATATCATGAAGCTTGTCAAAAAGAAAAAGATCGGAGCATGAAAAAATCCTCCTAAAGTCGATTAGACTCGGAGGATGCGGACTTCGATTAAAGCCTACTGCTGATGGTGGAGCGATGCTGTTTTCGATACTCGAGAGGGGTGCAGCCAGTCATCTTCTTGAACAGACGAGTGAAGTGGGACGAATTGTCATAGCCTAGCCGATTCACGACCCAACCAACCTTCGCGCCGGGCTCTGCCAGCATCGATTTCGCACGCTCGATTCGCTGCTTAAGGATATATTCAGAGAGCAAGCTGCCTGTTCGTCTCTTGAAAAATCTGGACAAATAGACCGGATGAAAGTGAACGTGCTTCGCTATGTCCTCCCTGCTCACTCCGGTCAGCAAATGGTCACTAATATAATCGAATATGCGCTGCAGCACCTCGTCATCCGACGTGGCAGACGTAATGTTTCCCTTCATGAGTCGGCCTCCCTTCACTGTAATGACCGGTATCGCTCCCTCTCACGTCTAATGCGCAGCGTTAAGGCTGAGTTCCCCAAGCAAGCGTTCCGTTCTCGTACAGCGTAACCTTGCTCGAGCTCGCATAACTCGTCTGGGTGCCAATGTACGAATAGTCGTTATCTTCGTTGAAATTGGACCAGTCGTTCTTGTGGACACGAATTTGGATGTCACCTGACTGACCGCCTGCCGGAATCGTTCCTCCGGTGAAGCTGACCTCAAGATAAGTATCCGTATTCGTACCCGAGGCGGAGACGAACGCGCCTTTCACGAGCGAGCTGCCGACCGCGGCCCAGTCCACATGGAAGCTTAAGGCGGAAGCGCTATCCTTCGTGAAGTAGTAGCGAAGCTTGACATTTTTCAAGTCGACAGCTGTGCTTCCTGTATTCTTAATGTTGAAATGAGGCTTCAGCTGGTTATCCGAGCTGCTAGAATCTGCTGTGCGATAGTGCACCACCAACGCTCCTGTGCCGCCGCCTGTAGAGCCTGATGACGGCTGAACGCTCACCTCGGAGGAGTTCGCGCTCACGCCAGCGCTGTTGACGGCACTCACCACATAGTAGTACGTCGTGCCGTTCGTTAAGCCTGTGTTCGTGAAGCTCGTACCAGTAACTGTGCCGATCGTTGTATAAGGACCGCCGCTCGTCACCGCCCGCTTCACCTGGTAGCTGGTAGCTCCGATCGATGCCTGCCAAGTCAGAGTCGCCTGTCCATTACCAGCCGCCGCGCTCACTCCTGTCGGAGCTGCCGGTGCGATGACCGAGCTCTCCTTGATCTTGGCACGTACGAATTGACCCGAGGTCGACAGCTGGTTCGTCGTCCAGCCACCGGTCATGCTCGCTCCTGGCATGAGTGCCGCGGAAGACTCGGTCTTATCGGCGAGCGACCAGTTCACCCAGCTGATCTGGCGTGCGTTGAGGAAATCAAGCCACTCCTGCGCCTGCGTTAAGTATGGACCGCCGTCACCAGTTGCTTCGCTTGTACCCCATTCGCTGACGAAGACGGCAACCCCCTTATTACGGGCATAATCCAGCTTATCCTTCAAATATTGACCATGTGTGCCCGCATAGAAATGAAGCGCATACATAATATTGCTGAACGACAGCGGATTGTTCGCCGCATGATCTACATCCTGACTCCATGTTGGCGTCCCGACAATAATGACATTATCCGGGTCGATCGCCCGTATAGCCGTAATAATTTCCTCTGCGTAAGGCTTGACGTGATGGTTCCAGGTCACGCCGTTCGGCTCATTGGCAATTTCATAGATGACATTCGGATATTCCCCGTATAACGTTGCCATCTCTTGAAAGAACGCCTTAGCCTGAGACTTATACGTATTCGGATCACCGTCAAATAAAATATGCCAGTCAATGATAATATAAAGTCCGTTATCAATGGCGGCCTGCACCGCTTCCTTCACCTTCTCCTTCAACGACGGGTCCGTGATATACCCCTTCTCCGCTGTATATAAGGCTACGCGGAACACGTTCGAGCCCCAGTCGTCCTTAAGCCACTTGATGCTGCTTGCATTCACGTAGCCGCCGTACCACTGAACGCCGTGGGAGCTCATGCCTTTCAGCTGCACAGCCTGCCCATCAGAGCCGACGAGCTGACTGCCCTCCACCTTCAGCTGACCATAAGGGACCGCTGATGCCGCACTCGACTTATCTACGCCGAATGGGAAGCAAAGACTAATTGCCAATATACCGGATACGAGAACCGAGGTCGCTTTACGCTTCAACCTTAACATGAATAACCACTCCTTTTCGTAATATCCTTTCACAGTAAGAGCCGTAGACGTGACATCTGCAGTCGATCTGTGTAGCGAAAACGTTTTATTCCGAACACACACTCCTCCCTTGTACGAACAGGATCAAAACCTTCTCTTGTATGATTTGGGTATATTTACCTTGCCATTTTATTATCATGACCTATGCACTTCGTGGTAAGGTCTGGTAGTTTATCGGATGATGCGCAACCCAAAGAACCATCCGATAATGCTCCGGCCAAAATAAATCAATAAGTCTTGCAAACTGCTGTACATGTGTGTCAC
Above is a genomic segment from Paenibacillus sp. YYML68 containing:
- a CDS encoding nodulation protein NfeD, translated to MNHSAAESQRFDWRHSAWRRLIVLALSVLLMLPGMLAYAAAQTGEQRSELSPVVVIPIEQTIETGLEAYLERAFAEAVDLEAAHVILEIDTLGGRVDSAERIGSLVRESKIPTVAYIRGKAISAGAYIALNANRIVMKPGSSIGAAAVVDGSGEEVESAKVISYWSGQMKAAAELRGRDARIAEAMVDKRVQLPLTAIERTVEPGQILTLTSGEALKLGYADGQAEELAEVLAILDSSSRTVVTIDLSPAEKVARFVTQPWVSVVLLLVGIAGIAIELLITGFGLAGLLGVAGFGLYFFGHYIAGFAGAEDIVLFVAGILLLVLEIFVSSFGILGILGAVCLFSGVVLSAYNMKLAAVNLAIAFVAAVAVVAIVVRYFKHRGVWNRFILRERLTTEQGYVSAADRQELVGRVGWTLTPLRPAGTMQLDEEKLDVVADGTFVPSGRRVKVIEVEGMRIVVREVKPDEADEQL
- a CDS encoding GatB/YqeY domain-containing protein, with the protein product MSLSEKLNEDMKLAMKSQDKFKLSVIRMVRAAIKNIEIDTRKTLEEQEVLDVLTREIKQRKDSLQEFEKAGRDDLAENLKAEIVVLMEYMPQQLSDEEVKAIVQQTIQEVGASSKADMGKVMGALMPKVKGRADGKVVNTFVQELLV
- the rpsU gene encoding 30S ribosomal protein S21; translated protein: MSETRVRKNETIDAALRRFKRSIAKDGVLAEVKKRKHYEKPSVKRKKKSEAARKRKF
- a CDS encoding histidine triad nucleotide-binding protein; its protein translation is MDCIFCKIVEGSIPSKKVFENDHVLAFHDISPAAPVHILIIPKKHIATMNDVEPDDFGLIGEVHRAAQQIAREQGVAESGYRLINNCNRNGGQVVYHIHYHLLAGEQLGPLNAK
- a CDS encoding AraC family transcriptional regulator, translated to MKGNITSATSDDEVLQRIFDYISDHLLTGVSREDIAKHVHFHPVYLSRFFKRRTGSLLSEYILKQRIERAKSMLAEPGAKVGWVVNRLGYDNSSHFTRLFKKMTGCTPLEYRKQHRSTISSRL
- a CDS encoding cellulase family glycosylhydrolase — translated: MLRLKRKATSVLVSGILAISLCFPFGVDKSSAASAVPYGQLKVEGSQLVGSDGQAVQLKGMSSHGVQWYGGYVNASSIKWLKDDWGSNVFRVALYTAEKGYITDPSLKEKVKEAVQAAIDNGLYIIIDWHILFDGDPNTYKSQAKAFFQEMATLYGEYPNVIYEIANEPNGVTWNHHVKPYAEEIITAIRAIDPDNVIIVGTPTWSQDVDHAANNPLSFSNIMYALHFYAGTHGQYLKDKLDYARNKGVAVFVSEWGTSEATGDGGPYLTQAQEWLDFLNARQISWVNWSLADKTESSAALMPGASMTGGWTTNQLSTSGQFVRAKIKESSVIAPAAPTGVSAAAGNGQATLTWQASIGATSYQVKRAVTSGGPYTTIGTVTGTSFTNTGLTNGTTYYYVVSAVNSAGVSANSSEVSVQPSSGSTGGGTGALVVHYRTADSSSSDNQLKPHFNIKNTGSTAVDLKNVKLRYYFTKDSASALSFHVDWAAVGSSLVKGAFVSASGTNTDTYLEVSFTGGTIPAGGQSGDIQIRVHKNDWSNFNEDNDYSYIGTQTSYASSSKVTLYENGTLAWGTQP